In Ipomoea triloba cultivar NCNSP0323 chromosome 15, ASM357664v1, one genomic interval encodes:
- the LOC116007353 gene encoding uncharacterized protein LOC116007353 codes for MSQPQHYCAQDPMKLWKQTPLFTSLKATHLFTNVMKGFIAICLLASISLLSLAGFFKWFGCNECQQTIIRPIAGYASNLGLGYSDDERTNISHILFGISGSLKTWEDRRHYCEAWWKPEAMRGFIWLDEPPEGGRWPETSPPYRVSGDTSKFKYTCWYGSRAAVRIARIVKESFELGVENVRWFVMGDDDTVFFPENLVTVLSKYDHNELYYVGSVSESVEQDEVHSYTMAYGGAGFAISYALAAELVRILDGCIDRYASAYGSDQKIGGCMTEIGVQLTKEPGFHQLDIRGNAYGLLAAHPVAPLVSLHHLDYLHPLFPHRSREQSVKKLVQAYNFDPNRMLQHSFCYDVKRKWSVSISWGYTIQLYPLLVGAKELETPLQTFLTWKSWSEEPFTFNTRTLKMESCERPIIYYVDRVHHAGKGFTVSTYKKPIDYKKQCDKKEYVLASLVKSFNVSAQLLSSEIWKKAPRRQCCEVINGGDGEDGVVQLRIRGCNEGESVTPP; via the exons ATGTCTCAGCCACAACATTACTGCGCTCAAGATCCCATGAAGCTCTGGAAACAAACACCCTTATTCACATCCCTTAAAGCCACCCATCTATTCACCAATGTAATGAAAGGTTTCATAGCAATTTGTCTTCTCGCTTCAATCTCTCTGTTGTCCCTCGCCGGATTCTTCAAATGGTTCGGCTGTAACGAATGCCAGCAAACCATCATACGTCCGATAGCCGGATACGCTTCCAACCTCGGACTAGGTTACAGTGACgatgaaaggaccaacatttCGCACATTCTTTTCGGTATCAGCGGGTCGCTCAAGACGTGGGAGGACCGCCGGCACTACTGCGAAGCGTGGTGGAAGCCTGAGGCGATGCGCGGATTTATCTGGCTGGACGAGCCGCCGGAAGGCGGCAGGTGGCCGGAAACCTCGCCGCCGTACCGCGTCTCCGGCGACACGTCGAAGTTCAAATACACTTGCTGGTACGGGTCCCGGGCGGCGGTCCGGATCGCGCGGATCGTGAAGGAGAGCTTCGAGCTGGGCGTGGAGAACGTGCGGTGGTTCGTGATGGGCGACGACGACACGGTGTTCTTCCCGGAGAATTTGGTCACGGTGTTGTCCAAGTACGACCACAACGAACTGTACTACGTTGGGAGCGTGTCGGAGAGCGTCGAGCAGGACGAGGTGCACTCGTACACCATGGCGTACGGCGGCGCCGGTTTCGCCATCAGCTACGCCCTGGCGGCGGAACTCGTTAGAATTTTGGACGGCTGCATTGACCGCTACGCCTCGGCCTACGGCTCCGATCAGAAAATCGGCGGCTGTATGACTGAGATCGGCGTCCAACTCACCAAAGAACCTGGCTTCcatcag CTGGATATAAGAGGGAATGCGTACGGGTTACTGGCGGCGCACCCGGTGGCGCCGCTAGTGTCGCTGCACCACCTAGACTACCTGCACCCTCTGTTTCCTCACAGGAGCCGTGAACAATCAGTGAAGAAGCTAGTCCAGGCCTACAACTTCGACCCCAACCGAATGTTACAGCACAGCTTTTGTTACGACGTTAAGAGGAAATGGTCGGTTTCGATTTCGTGGGGATACACGATCCAGCTCTACCCGTTGCTGGTGGGGGCCAAGGAATTGGAGACGCCATTGCAGACGTTTCTGACGTGGAAGTCGTGGAGCGAAGAGCCCTTCACTTTCAACACGCGcaccctgaaaatggagtcgtgCGAGCGGCCCATCATTTACTACGTGGACCGGGTTCACCACGCCGGAAAGGGGTTCACGGTGAGCACATATAAAAAGCCCATCGACTATAAAAAACAGTGCGACAAAAAGGAATATGTTTTGGCGTCGTTAGTTAAATCCTTCAATGTCTCCGCCCAGCTTCTAAGTTCGGAGATATGGAAAAAG GCGCCACGTCGGCAGTGTTGTGAGGTGATCAACGGCGGAGATGGGGAGGACGGCGTGGTACAACTCAGAATTAGAGGGTGTAATGAAGGGGAATCAGTGACACCACCCTAG